A window from Mercenaria mercenaria strain notata unplaced genomic scaffold, MADL_Memer_1 contig_103, whole genome shotgun sequence encodes these proteins:
- the LOC128551371 gene encoding uncharacterized protein LOC128551371 yields MLDPNPLINSILNVMSSQISQHLPPVSNFTTSHCCQDNTPLKENLWELAATPINLDVLEGKIEKYPNTYDKAFILDGFKNGFKLNYTGPRFSIHSSNLLSAQTNAENLNSKLQEDASLGRIIGPFSSSPMSNLRINPVGLVPKNTGGLRLITNLSFPPGFSVNDYIDPQYSHVKYSSFDNAVKMVQTIGKSAFMAKADISSAFNLCPIWPGDFDLLGIKSCEGYWVQKTLPQGASCSCFIFEKFSTFLQWLVSYEANCNNFDHLLDDFFMVNSNYTSCKFLMQSFESVCSALNVPLSEDKWVGPVQIITFLGLEIDAVNQMIRVPRDKVLKAKSALLELVSCSKNKLRQFQSTVGLLNFIAKAIPAGRSFNRRFYDKMAQAKKPHHFIRVTRDMIDDAKVWMRFLDNFNGTCLFNDSEWVEDQYLELYTDSSGNKSLGCGCNLKGFWTVFKWPPHWPEEVFKDITYLELIPIILAFYTWGEFLTNKKIVLRSDNLALVEILNKKSAKNKEVMTLIRHLMLLILEKNIQVKAKHVCGKKNEICDAISRFQWQRLHTVLPSGAQRLPSVIPESFLQIFNLK; encoded by the coding sequence ATGTTAGACCCCAACCCCCTTATCAACAGTATACTCAACGTCATGTCAAGCCAAATTTCTCAACATCTCCCACCCGTTTCAAATTTTACAACCAGTCATTGTTGCCAAGACAACACACCTCTCAAAGAAAATTTATGGGAACTGGCAGCTACTCCAATTAACTTGGATGTACTTGAAGGAAAAATTGAGAAATACCCTAACACATATGACAAGGCTTTTATATTAGATGGTTTTAAGAATGGCTTTAAACTAAATTATACAGGTCCCAGATTTTCTATTCATTCTTCTAACCTTTTGTCAGCTCAAACAAATGCGGAAAATTTAAATTCTAAACTGCAAGAAGATGCTTCTCTTGGCAGAATTATAGGTCCATTTTCATCATCACCAATGTCAAACCTTCGAATAAATCCCGTCGGTTTAGTTCCAAAGAACACTGGCGGTTTACGTTTGATAACTAATCTATCCTTTCCTCCAGGCTTTAGTGTTAACGATTATATAGACCCTCAATATAGTCATGTTAAGTACTCGTCTTTTGATAACGCGGTAAAGATGGTACAAACAATTGGGAAATCAGCATTTATGGCTAAAGCTGACATATCATCAGCATTCAATTTATGCCCCATTTGGCCCGGAGACTTTGATCTTTTAGGCATTAAATCATGTGAGGGCTATTGGGTCCAGAAAACTCTACCTCAAGGGGCGTCTTGCTCTTGCTTCATATTCGAAAAATTTTCGACCTTTCTTCAATGGTTAGTAAGTTACGAAGCAAACTGCAACAATTTTGACCACCTATTAGACGACTTTTTTATGGTTAATTCCAATTACACTAGTTGTAAATTTCTTATGCAGTCTTTTGAAAGCGTGTGCAGCGCTTTGAATGTTCCATTAAGTGAAGATAAATGGGTCGGTCCTGTACAAATCATCACATTTTTAGGGCTAGAAATTGATGCAGTGAATCAAATGATAAGAGTCCCAAGGGACAAAGTTCTTAAAGCGAAATCTGCACTTCTGGAATTAGTCTCTTGCTCAAAAAACAAGTTGCGGCAATTTCAGTCAACAGTTGGTTTACTGAATTTTATTGCGAAAGCCATCCCTGCAGGAAGGTCATTTAATCGTAGGTTTTATGACAAAATGGCTCAAGCTAAAAAGCCGCATCATTTCATTCGGGTAACTAGGGATATGATTGACGACGCTAAAGTATGGATGCgatttttagataattttaatGGAACGTGTCTATTCAATGATTCAGAGTGGGTGGAGGATCAGTATTTAGAGCTTTATACCGATTCTTCTGGTAACAAAAGCTTAGGTTGTGGGTGTAACCTCAAAGGTTTTTGGACCGTATTTAAATGGCCACCACACTGGCCGGAAGAAGTTTTTAAGGATATAACGTACCTAGAACTCATTCCGATAATATTGGCATTTTACACATGGGgagaatttttgacaaataagaaaATTGTACTAAGATCTGACAATCTTGCGCTAgtagaaattttgaataaaaaatctgCTAAGAATAAAGAAGTTATGACACTCATACGACATTTAATGCTACTCATTCTTGAGAAAAATATTCAGGTTAAAGCAAAACATGTATGCGGGAAAAAGAATGAGATTTGTGATGCTATTAGTCGGTTTCAGTGGCAAAGACTTCACACAGTGCTACCAAGCGGCGCACAAAGACTGCCATCTGTGATACCGGAGTCCTTTCTACAGATTTTCAACCTGAAATAG